In Triplophysa rosa linkage group LG7, Trosa_1v2, whole genome shotgun sequence, the following proteins share a genomic window:
- the lg7h1orf210 gene encoding type III endosome membrane protein TEMP has product MGSAAHTLCVLLCFWVSGSCLTLQTEGMCTVDRETVAFDCSKKRLTSVPHEHIWRNVTKLDLSDNVLDLTHTDSFKPLNLFSQLITLNLSGNYLPLLFKDHLFSLPSLKILDLSRCELTEVETSALIRLPSLQTLFLGNNQLQGPLLTAAQEMRKTERMDHHDYNNGYSKNVNRGIFLRKLLEDNQNTLPNPVNDLQNGNRTYDGSKSSSYSWKVLVAILVSAISISVLIALTAKFKLVHKYLASYRHSRLSEADATSQCDPGNFEVGFSSHGGPGTRATVSTDDIEEDDDGFIEDNYIQASESERAARAAELNEDDDDDEEEEEEIEFTIG; this is encoded by the exons ATGGGGTCTGCTGCACACACACTGTGTGTGCTGCTGTGTTTTTGGGTCTCGGGATCATGCCTTACACTCCAGACTGAAGGCATGTGTACTGTCGACAGAGAGACG GTTGCATTTGACTGCAGTAAGAAAAGGCTCACATCAGTACCACATGAGCACATCTGGAGGAATGTGACTAAGTTGGATCTTTCTGACAATGTCTTAGACCTAACCCATACAGACTCCTTCAAGCCGTTAAACCTCTTCAGCCAGCTGATCACACTGAATCTATCAGGCAACTATCTCCCCCTACTGTTTAAAGACCATCTTTTCAGCCTCCCTTCTCTCAAAATCCTGGACCTAAGTAGGTGTGAGCTGACAGAAGTGGAGACAAGCGCTCTGATTAGACTCCCCAGTTTACAGACGCTCTTCCTAGGGAACAATCAGTTGCAAGGCCCCCTGTTAACCGCAGCTCAAGAGATGAGAAAAACAGAGCGCATGGATCACCATGACTACAATAATG GATATTCCAAGAACGTTAACCGTGGAATCTTCCTGCGTAAACTACTGGAGGACAACCAAAATACCCTTCCAAATCCTGTAAATGACCTTCAAAATG GCAATAGGACATATGATGGTTCAAAAAGCTCCTCATACAGTTGGAAGGTCCTTGTGGCTATCCTGGTGTCTGCCATCTCCATCTCCGTTTTAATTGCTTTGACAGCCAAATTTAAGCTTGTGCACAAGTATCTGGCAAGCTACAGACACTCCAGACTCAGCGAAGCAGATGCGACAAGTCAGTGTGACCCTGGAAACTTTGAGGTGGGCTTCTCGAGTCATGGTGGCCCAGGGACCCGTGCGACTGTGTCTACTGATGACATTGAAGAGGATGATGATGGGTTTATTGAAGATAACTATATTCAAGCAAGCGAGAGTGAGAGAGCTGCAAGAGCAGCAGAACTtaatgaggatgatgatgacgatgaggaagaggaggaggagattGAATTCACTATTGGTTAG